A window of Cetobacterium somerae ATCC BAA-474 genomic DNA:
TGCAATTTACTATGGAAATCCATTTACAGAGAGATATAAAAAAATAGATAGAACTGGAGACAAAATTTTATTGCTTCCAGGTAGTAGAAAACAGGAGATAAAATCTTTAATACCTGATTTCATAGATCTTGTAAAAAAGAATCCAAATGAGAAATATCTTCTAAAACTTTCTTCAAAAGAGCATTTAAAGTGGATAGATGAAAATTTAGCAGATTTAAAAAATTTAGAAATTTGTTATGATATATCTTTAAATAAAAGTGTTAAAGAGAGTAAAATTGCTATAGCTGCATCAGGAACAGTTACTTTGGAGCTAGCTTTACTAGGAATTCCAACAATAGTCGTTTATAAAACTAATTTTATAAATTATGTAATAGCTAAATATATTTTAAAAGTTGGTTTTGTATCTTTACCAAATTTAACTTTAAATGAAGAGGTTTTTCCAGAGTTATTACAAAAAAGATGTAACTCTGTAGAAATAGAAAAAAGTATGAAAACTGTTTTAGAAAATTTAGACTCTGTTCAAGAAAAAATTCAACGAATAAGAGAGAAGCTTTCTGGAGTAGATATTACAAAAAGATATGCTGAATTTTTATTGAAAGGAAAATAAAATGGAAAAAATTAATGAATTAGATAGGAAAATAATGGGGTTTTTTAAAAATAAATCTTTAAAAACTTTCTTAAAATATAGTTTGAAATATAAAACAGCTATGTTAGGAGTAATATTATTATCTACTGTAACATCTTTGATGAGTGCAGTACCTGCTTGGCTAAGTAAATATTTAATAGATGATGTTTTAGTAAAGAAAAATGCAAAAATGATGATGATTGTTATTGGAGCTATTTTTGCATCTACTATTTTGAAAGTTATAACAAACTATTTTGCAGATATTTCATCA
This region includes:
- the lpxB gene encoding lipid-A-disaccharide synthase, whose product is MKIFVSTGEVSGDLHLSYLVKEAKELDKNVEFYGVAGKHSKNVGVNIIQDIDELAIMGFTEAIKKYSYLKNKAEEYLNFIKRENIKKVIMVDYGGFNLKFLELLKKEIKDVEIFYYIPPKLWIWGEKRIDKLKLADHIMVIFPWEVDFYKKHNVDAIYYGNPFTERYKKIDRTGDKILLLPGSRKQEIKSLIPDFIDLVKKNPNEKYLLKLSSKEHLKWIDENLADLKNLEICYDISLNKSVKESKIAIAASGTVTLELALLGIPTIVVYKTNFINYVIAKYILKVGFVSLPNLTLNEEVFPELLQKRCNSVEIEKSMKTVLENLDSVQEKIQRIREKLSGVDITKRYAEFLLKGK